DNA from Hippocampus zosterae strain Florida chromosome 18, ASM2543408v3, whole genome shotgun sequence:
aatgtcttcttttttttttgtttcacctcTCCATACACATTTAGCTTTACAGTCGGCCTTAGTGTATATAAATAAGTCTCTGGTGGAAGGTGAAGGTTTGGTTGGTTAGCCCATGTTGGAGCGAAGGAAAATGAGTTTGTTCATTTCTTCGGCGGTTACCTGCtgcctcctcttcatggccaggCTCTGCTCGCACACAGTTACGCACTCGCTTCGTATGCCCACCGCCGGCACGGCCAGGAGCCACAGCGCCAGGCGGGCAAGCTTGGGGAACCTGTCGCCCATTGTCGAGCTCCAGTAGTGGAAGAGATCGGTGGTGCCTTGGAGGAGAGGCTCCGCCAGGTACTGGAAGATCTCTTGCCTGACGTGGCTTTGACTCTCGTCGTTGGTGCTCAAGGTCATCCTGGAAAGGCCGCCGTTGTTTCCCGACCCCTCCACTCGGGTGATTTTGGGCATGGGAGGGCCCTCGGCGTCCCGCTCCTCGCCGCACGACGCCCCGGTCGCGGTCATGCCGCCGTCCCTGGGTTCGGCGGCAAGTTCGCAGGCGCGGGAGATGATGTCCTCGTGCTGGTAAGCGGGAACTGAGCGTAGCTTGAGTTGAGGGTCCAATACCATCGCCACCTGGTGGGCCCGCTCAACCTGGGGACGGGACGGATGTTTCTATTCTCATGACGGAATGAATTCGATGTTAGCATAATTTCAGTAGGACTACTTTTGGTTGgtgacatttttcacatttaaaatataataataccgTGGCTCAGTCCTTCCTCCCGTAGTTTAATAGCACTGAAGTGTACGAAGTATCGAAAGCTTATAAATCGAGTGAAAGTTCTACTATAATTGTTtctcagtgggaaaaaaaatgtaacgagATGAATTATAGTGTCGTCCGAACAATAACATTTGCAACAATTTGAATACATTACCTTAAAGTTCTCCTTGAGCGCTTCTAGGAAGTAGTGGCAGAGTTTGCTGGCCATGCCGGTTCCTGCTTCTCCGGCTTTGGAAGTGAAGAACTTCTCCAGGCGCAGGTAGACGGGAAGCACCTGCTGCAGGGTGGGTCTCCTTTGGCTGCTCAGCTCCAGCGCTGCCAGGCGCAGAGGAGCCAGCAGACAAGTCAGCGTGCCCAGCAAATGCTTGTTGAGTCCCTGGAGCAGCGGCGCTGTGGACTTACTGCGTCCGTACGTCTCACAGATGTGCTCAAAGTGTGCATGGACCTGCAGAAGGGCCTCGGCCGTACGGTCCCAACAGGGAGGGGTGGGGCACTGGGCGGCGCTGCCCTGCGCCCCTTCTTCGGTCATGCTTAGGGAAGCGTTGGTGTGCTCCTCCCTCAGTGTCAGTGTGGTGGAGGTGGAGATGTCCTTGCATGTGGCGAGGAGTTCGGCCAGCTCGTGAAGGCCTCGAGCCTGCAGGCTACGTTTGCCGAGGACCGCCTGTACCACTGCGCCGAGCGAACACCCGGCGCAGCGTAAGCATATCCTGcccctgccgccgccgccgagcgaAGAGACCCCGAATCCGCTCGCCGACACCCGGGGCTCCGCCACGTACACAGTGCGAATGTCTGACATCACAAATTCAGACAATACATTCTGGACCCAGTGGTGAATCTGCTCCGGCCCCTCCCTCAGCTCCGCCTCCCGCACGCCGAGAACGTAGCGTTTCAGTCTCGACCCCTCCACCTGGTACGCCGTCAGAACGTAGCAAGCGTCCGGCCCCGACGTCTGGGAGTGGCAGGTGACGGCGATGCCGAGAGAGGCGTTGGAGCCGAGGGCGCACGtcaccttgaccttgacctggTTGTACATGCGGGGTAGCTGACGCAGCGCCAAGGCACTCATGTTGCCGAGGGCATCGCGGGTGGAGTAAGCACCGTGACGTGCCCCCGTGTCCACCAGCGTCTGCGCCAGCTTGAGGAAGTCCTTGCTGTTGAGCACGTTGAGCATGTTCAGATCAGAACACATTACCCGTAAGAGACGCTCGGCCACCTGTAGTCGCTCCTTCTCAGGCAGCCCATTATTATCTGGTCAAAAAGAAATGTCGATCAGGACaagatgaataataaaaatggaTCATAATAAACCTCAACTGAGTCGACAGGGAGCGGGATTTACATTTGGCAGCATTATTTACCTTGTGGCTGAAATCAGGATTAGGACAGTTATAAGTGAAACGACTAAAAGATTACGTGATGATGAAAACTAGttgtcaatcattcattcattcattcattcattcatcttccgagccgcttgatcctcactagggtcgcggggggtgctggagcccatcccagccgtctccgggcagtaggcgggggacaccctgaatcggttgccagccaatcgcagggcacacatagacgaacaaccatccacgctcacactcacacctagggacaatttagagtgttcaatcagcctgccacgcatgtttttggaatgtgggaggaaaccggagtacccggagaaaacccacgcaggcccggggagaacatgcaaactccacacagggaggccggagctggaatcgaacccggtacctctgcactgtgaagccgacgtgctaaccactggactaccgggccgccctagttgtCAATCAATTTGGTCaaaaaatagattaaaaaaaaattgttgactaTCAAATCGCCGCAgcgcataaaaacaaaaatcaaagtcTGTGAGGACGGTGCCACAGAGCGAGGCTTCGCCGGCGACAAGCATCATCATACTTGTGATGACTCATTTCTACCGACATAAAAGGGTTCGGGGGGAAGGCCTTATTGTTGTTGCATTTGTTTGGAAGAGTTTGGGAAGATGACGTACCGCAGCCGTTTGTGGTTTTGTGAAATTAAAAGGCGGCGAAGTCGAGTGACGTTCGTAATAACGTACGGGTGATATTGTGGTTCCTCTGGACGAGACTTTGAGGTTGTATCTGGAGTTTGACGGGAGGGTGCGGTGCCTGAGCCGGAGACACTCTCCAAAGGGGCTCCTGAGGACCCGAGGCTGAGGAGGCTTTTGGAGAGTCTCCTTTGGTGTGGTTCTCGTTGTCGGCTGAGGGAATAAAGAGGAGCGATATCAGCCATGGTACCTtcatcttcaaatgaaaaaagaaaaaaaaaaaggaggcggaAATGCAAGATTATGGAGGGACAAAAAAGGAAGTGAAAAGATATAGGCGCCGCAAAACAGAAACAAAGTGGAAGAATGCGAATGTTTCAAAATATGGTCCTGACTTCAAAGTAAAACGTCAGATGAATAATTGCAACAACCAGTTCTCACATGCAGATCCGACAAATGCCGTCAAATTAGTTTGATGCATGGACCttacagtcaaaacaaaactggaaaattaaaaacaaaatgcaaggtAATCATAAATCCAAAGATAATTATGAAGCCTGGATATGCCTAGTTTATCACTGAAACTGCACACGGACAGACAGACTCTTTATCAAGTACAAATACATTAATTAAGCCATTGCACGGCTACCTGATGATACTACctacgaaaaaaaataataagaattggAACCAGGTGTCCCAGAACCAGATCTGCAACAACCACATGGGAGAACTTGATGCCGAAAACACGTTTGCTCGTACAGACTTCCACATCAATTGCAGCCATTTAAAATTCCGTGCTCGCTTCACTGCTGAGCTTCAACATGCATTTGTGAGAGTGGACTCACCAGCGTGGGACTGCATGTGCTCCAGCAGGTTGTTGTAGAACTGGAACTGGATGCCACAGGCACCACAAGTGTAGGGTtctaaaaaatcacaaggcccaGAAGAGAGTTGAATCTCTCTTTGGTGACAAAAGCACAAATGCTAATGCATCTGTCCATTCAGCTGCCTTCATTCTGGCTTTACGCCATGTGTAGGCCTACAATTGCAGTACTACCAAGAAAGGATGCACGATAGGTTTCATGTCCAACCAATAACTTCCTGCTACCGATAAccgctgccttttttttgtttttttggtataCAACACGctatacaaatacagtacacgcATACGTTTCCAGATACATACTTTGTATGTACGTACCTTgatatgtacacacatatacatacatactgtacaagtTTATCCATACCATTGGCGTGCCGTGCCGATCAGATGTGTGACTTCACGAAGCAAATCTCCCTCCCCACCACCTCGCCCTCCCCGCACAACAAAGTTTAGAACGTTTTCGTAGGaccaacacaacaaaaacaccatCTGCAATTCTGTCTTGTTAAAAAGCAGAGTGGCTAGTAACTCTGGGGAAAACCAGGCGCCACTACAGTCCACGGTGACgacaacatccatccagcctTCATGACGCCACCCCTCCTATTTTCGGTAACGGGTGCCGGAATTTATCCAAGCCGACTTCAGGCGAAAGACGGGACTACACCCGGAGCTTGTCGACAATCAAGGGCACATATCGATACAGGCAACCAGTTGCGCTCACTCTCACCGCGTCACTGAGAACTGAGCCCACACAAACTGCACTGGATAAAGTCAGGCGAACGTAGCACCACGCTATCAGCGGCTCCAATTCAACGTTCAGCTAAAAATCTCCCCACTACAGTAAAACAGACTGCGAACCGTGATCTTCTCACATCATAAGAAGatcaaacatgaaataaaatacatcgtACTCACCACAGATGCTTATTTAGACAAACTCCATTCTATTTTGCTAATGGTGTTTAGAACTGTTATGAGGCTACTGTGAAAGTGTCAAATAAATCCTTTCAGCGCCAAGCCAGCCAGCTCCAAGAGTTGTCCGATCATCacaattgttttcttcttctttttttttttttgaagagtccGCCTTGAAAATCAATTTTCAGTCATGTCCATTTGTCCGCTCCAGGCTTCATGCAATGAATCCCACCCGCGTCGCTCGGCACCAATCAGAGGACGGAAAAGTGCTGACCAACCCCAAAGTATTCTAAAAGGCCCTTTCATATTGATTCTGACATCTGATTTGGGcagattctttaaaaaaaatatattgaataataataaagctaTTGTGTTGTTTCAATTGGACGACGAAATGGCAAATCTGCGTGTGAAAGCTTTGGGAAGTTTATGCTGATAAAGCAACACagaagctgaaatctgattggacatgTAAAATAACGATAACCCACAAACGACTTTAAATTATGCTGCAAAGACAGACAATGTTGAATAAACACAAAAGACTGTCAAAATTAAAGTTACACACTATTTCACAAATGTATACTGGACAAAGTCATAAAAACCAAAGTATTCTACAGCTCAGGCTGAAGGACAACATGCTATATGTATAgtattgttgaaaaatacatttgtgggACCTctcaatgttttcatttaatatCTGAATACTATAATGTTTAACTGGTTGCACTGTGCTTGGTAAGttctcaaaattgttatttgattcattcaaaatgaatgagTTGAGAGAGTGCAACgtaatgaaaatgacaaattcacaatttagttattaatataaatacatatgtcaatataacacacacacacacgtggggACTTGTCACAAGTCATAATTTACAATGAACAGTATCGACTTGTGCTCACGAGTTGCTTCATCTTCTAatgatccattcatccattattccATCCTCTCTAATTTGCTCAATTACCAACATCCAACATGAAACATGAACGCCACCTCACAGTTTTGCTCCAATCCAAGCCAAAATACCTCGatctgtattgtttttattccaaCCAGTCTGATCCAATCCACAAACCCAAAGTCTATCACAGACACTCAACTTCACTTTGCACAACATGTTCGAGCCGTTTGAAAGCATCTTCGGCTCAAcgttttgtgagtagtgtataTTGGATAAAGTCTAATAATCAACGTGCATCCCAACAATGAAAAAACTCTAATTGCTTTTGTCAACTTTATTTCGTCTAGCATTTATCTTGAAAATGCAGATGACAAAACTTTAGAGAAGAGCATGCTACAGTTACTTTGCAGCCTCAGTCCAACTCTGTCCTAATTTAAGAACCAGCATGTTGGGATAGAAGCATACCAAATAGAAAATATAATCACAACACAAAAGAGAGTAAAAGATTTTGGACTGCTATGCCTCGCAGAAAGGTTGAGGCAGCCAACGCTTCaaaacagctaaaaaaaaaagatagatcACAATAAAATATTTGCTGAGCTAGCTTCAGCTATACATTAAAAAGCCcagcagatttgttttttttctttttgttccagGAGTAACAGAGAATATATTTGAGGAGGGCTGAGAATTCAGAACTCAAGATCCAGAAAATACAAGGGCAGAGATAGCTACAAGCATAGCGATAGCGTAATAGGTGCTTCACAATGAAAGCTCTTTGtgattggttgaaaaaaaatggattcaaaTTTTGGAACGGATTTGAAAATGTGGTTGGGTTGACTTAGTCGTGGCCTGTATTTCACCGAACTGATTATCTTCTCATTGTGGCACACTTCAAAAGGCCCGGATCCAAGCCCCTTACAAATGTACAATCAACCTAATATTCATGCCCTTGCAAGTTCTTTCTCCAGTGATGATGAATGCAGCACATGTGTAGAGTAGACGCACAATGGCTTGCAGAGAACCAAAAGTGACATGCAATGGAGCGCAGCGTACGCGTACTGGACATTTGTTTCAAGCGGAAAGGTAGACGAGGGTAGGGGTGTGGCTGGAACTTACTCTGAGGTGTAGGGAAGGAAGTGGCCACCAGAGGGCTTGGAGTGCCTGTTTGGAGGTTGAGAAGAGGGAATGTAATTACCGCGGAGCGTTTGctccttttatttttccatttttattcacGGTATAAACTTgtcacacataaaaaaataaaaattaaaaaaattaaaaaaagagttacaaCTCACCACTTGAATTCCGTGAACTGTTTGTGTCAACCAGGCTAGACTGTAATGCATTCTCCAGTTTCCGTCTGAAGTGACTGGCTGTGTAAAAGCAAAAACAGCAGACACTAATCACAATGCTGCATATTGAGAGATTTTCTTTTATGTTGAAAGCCACGACGAAAATCAATATGGCGCTGAACGCAGTTTTAATGTTAGTTCGTGGCGAATGCATCAAATGAGGTTGTGAATTCAATCATGCTCAGCATCTCATCAATAATGTTCCAGCTGTTCATTTCACATTGAAATGTTAGCTTATGTTACAGCACGTCGCTTCATCTTattgacccacattaaaaaaaaaatgtgcatgcttTAAATAGCTCCATGgtttttcatgtttgaaaacaaTATTGCATACAATTAGAATGTGGACTTTTTATACAATTCACAGAGGCACATTTCTTAGCATTTGCTGAGATACTGTATATTCTTAAAGGGAAAAttcactttttaattgcttgtatacAAATAGGACGACTGTCCTTTGCGGCTTGTGTTTCCTCACCTGGATCCTCTGCAGCCAGCCGTATACCATCGGCCATTATTTGTAAAACCTGTGTAATTGTCTGAGCATTTCCAAGAGGTAGGAAGCTTGATTATAGCAACTGAGTTGCTCAAGAGCAACTCAAAGAGAAAGCTCTTTGAGTTGCTCTTCTGGATGAAAAACACTTTATAAATGTTTGATTGCTTGATTGTTTTCTGCTCTTGTTTCAATTGCTTTTTAAATCTTGGCCCGTCTGTTTACGAACAACACGACAATTCGCCGTGCCGACAAGCTCCGCTAATTACAGAGCATTCTGATGCCGCGATCAAACTGATGGTGAATGTTAACGTCTGCAATCTAGCTACATTGTACTTGCTTTTGTCTTCCTGCATGTGTACAGGCAAGCGtgggagagtgggagagagacagagggagagagaaacaaaACTCACTTACTTTTAATCTTATCAGTTTGGCTGTGGCCAAATTTACTCATGTCCAAGCTTCCGCACTCCTGCACCCGAGATGCCGTCAAATCAAAGGAGCCTAATCGGAGAAACGCAGGA
Protein-coding regions in this window:
- the znf618 gene encoding zinc finger protein 618 isoform X4, encoding MSAQESPRVGEGGVTSAQESPRVGEGGVMSAQESPNPGKELGSGGSNGPPSTSAVVSQDAGLPPVTIKKEPGTTETSNGTFGDANPAEICVVIGGNDGKASGGGSRRGQTEGMFALGTPPPTKSTDSCIGSYVCGVCGKKYKYYNCFQTHVRAHRESESMVADLQPTPNSGFRYSCDICGKKYKYYSCFQEHRDLHAVDDPYEQVMIPIDGLKEEEPVESYPKIGPKTGSFVCEFCGKQYKYFNPYQEHVALHTPMSSFDLTASRVQECGSLDMSKFGHSQTDKIKTSHFRRKLENALQSSLVDTNSSRNSSGTPSPLVATSFPTPQKPYTCGACGIQFQFYNNLLEHMQSHAADNENHTKGDSPKASSASGPQEPLWRVSPAQAPHPPVKLQIQPQSLVQRNHNITHNNGLPEKERLQVAERLLRVMCSDLNMLNVLNSKDFLKLAQTLVDTGARHGAYSTRDALGNMSALALRQLPRMYNQVKVKVTCALGSNASLGIAVTCHSQTSGPDACYVLTAYQVEGSRLKRYVLGVREAELREGPEQIHHWVQNVLSEFVMSDIRTVYVAEPRVSASGFGVSSLGGGGRGRICLRCAGCSLGAVVQAVLGKRSLQARGLHELAELLATCKDISTSTTLTLREEHTNASLSMTEEGAQGSAAQCPTPPCWDRTAEALLQVHAHFEHICETYGRTLELSSQRRPTLQQVLPVYLRLEKFFTSKAGEAGTGMASKLCHYFLEALKENFKVERAHQVAMVLDPQLKLRSVPAYQHEDIISRACELAAEPRDGGMTATGASCGEERDAEGPPMPKITRVEGSGNNGGLSRMTLSTNDESQSHVRQEIFQYLAEPLLQGTTDLFHYWSSTMGDRFPKLARLALWLLAVPAVGIRSECVTVCEQSLAMKRRQQVTAEEMNKLIFLRSNMG
- the znf618 gene encoding zinc finger protein 618 isoform X3; translated protein: MSAQESPRVGEGGVTSAQESPRVGEGGVMSAQESPNPGKELGSGGSNGPPSTSAVVSQDAGLPPVTIKKEPGTTETSNGTFGDANPAEICVVIGGNDGKASGGGSRRGQTEGMFALGTPPPTKSTDSCIGSYVCGVCGKKYKYYNCFQTHVRAHRESESMVADLQPTPNSGFRYSCDICGKKYKYYSCFQEHRDLHAVDDPYEQVMIPIDGLKEEEPVESYPKIGPKTGSFVCEFCGKQYKYFNPYQEHVALHTPMSSFDLTASRVQECGSLDMSKFGHSQTDKIKTSHFRRKLENALQSSLVDTNSSRNSSGTPSPLVATSFPTPQTDNENHTKGDSPKASSASGPQEPLWRVSPAQAPHPPVKLQIQPQSLVQRNHNITHNNGLPEKERLQVAERLLRVMCSDLNMLNVLNSKDFLKLAQTLVDTGARHGAYSTRDALGNMSALALRQLPRMYNQVKVKVTCALGSNASLGIAVTCHSQTSGPDACYVLTAYQVEGSRLKRYVLGVREAELREGPEQIHHWVQNVLSEFVMSDIRTVYVAEPRVSASGFGVSSLGGGGRGRICLRCAGCSLGAVVQAVLGKRSLQARGLHELAELLATCKDISTSTTLTLREEHTNASLSMTEEGAQGSAAQCPTPPCWDRTAEALLQVHAHFEHICETYGRSKSTAPLLQGLNKHLLGTLTCLLAPLRLAALELSSQRRPTLQQVLPVYLRLEKFFTSKAGEAGTGMASKLCHYFLEALKENFKVERAHQVAMVLDPQLKLRSVPAYQHEDIISRACELAAEPRDGGMTATGASCGEERDAEGPPMPKITRVEGSGNNGGLSRMTLSTNDESQSHVRQEIFQYLAEPLLQGTTDLFHYWSSTMGDRFPKLARLALWLLAVPAVGIRSECVTVCEQSLAMKRRQQVTAEEMNKLIFLRSNMG
- the znf618 gene encoding zinc finger protein 618 isoform X2, which codes for MSAQESPRVGEGGVTSAQESPRVGEGGVMSAQESPNPGKELGSGGSNGPPSTSAVVSQDAGLPPVTIKKEPGTTETSNGTFGDANPAEICVVIGGNDGKASGGGSRRGQTEGSYVCGVCGKKYKYYNCFQTHVRAHRESESMVADLQPTPNSGFRYSCDICGKKYKYYSCFQEHRDLHAVDDPYEQVMIPIDGLKEEEPVESYPKIGPKTGSFVCEFCGKQYKYFNPYQEHVALHTPMSSFDLTASRVQECGSLDMSKFGHSQTDKIKTSHFRRKLENALQSSLVDTNSSRNSSGTPSPLVATSFPTPQKPYTCGACGIQFQFYNNLLEHMQSHAADNENHTKGDSPKASSASGPQEPLWRVSPAQAPHPPVKLQIQPQSLVQRNHNITHNNGLPEKERLQVAERLLRVMCSDLNMLNVLNSKDFLKLAQTLVDTGARHGAYSTRDALGNMSALALRQLPRMYNQVKVKVTCALGSNASLGIAVTCHSQTSGPDACYVLTAYQVEGSRLKRYVLGVREAELREGPEQIHHWVQNVLSEFVMSDIRTVYVAEPRVSASGFGVSSLGGGGRGRICLRCAGCSLGAVVQAVLGKRSLQARGLHELAELLATCKDISTSTTLTLREEHTNASLSMTEEGAQGSAAQCPTPPCWDRTAEALLQVHAHFEHICETYGRSKSTAPLLQGLNKHLLGTLTCLLAPLRLAALELSSQRRPTLQQVLPVYLRLEKFFTSKAGEAGTGMASKLCHYFLEALKENFKVERAHQVAMVLDPQLKLRSVPAYQHEDIISRACELAAEPRDGGMTATGASCGEERDAEGPPMPKITRVEGSGNNGGLSRMTLSTNDESQSHVRQEIFQYLAEPLLQGTTDLFHYWSSTMGDRFPKLARLALWLLAVPAVGIRSECVTVCEQSLAMKRRQQVTAEEMNKLIFLRSNMG
- the znf618 gene encoding zinc finger protein 618 isoform X1, with the translated sequence MSAQESPRVGEGGVTSAQESPRVGEGGVMSAQESPNPGKELGSGGSNGPPSTSAVVSQDAGLPPVTIKKEPGTTETSNGTFGDANPAEICVVIGGNDGKASGGGSRRGQTEGMFALGTPPPTKSTDSCIGSYVCGVCGKKYKYYNCFQTHVRAHRESESMVADLQPTPNSGFRYSCDICGKKYKYYSCFQEHRDLHAVDDPYEQVMIPIDGLKEEEPVESYPKIGPKTGSFVCEFCGKQYKYFNPYQEHVALHTPMSSFDLTASRVQECGSLDMSKFGHSQTDKIKTSHFRRKLENALQSSLVDTNSSRNSSGTPSPLVATSFPTPQKPYTCGACGIQFQFYNNLLEHMQSHAADNENHTKGDSPKASSASGPQEPLWRVSPAQAPHPPVKLQIQPQSLVQRNHNITHNNGLPEKERLQVAERLLRVMCSDLNMLNVLNSKDFLKLAQTLVDTGARHGAYSTRDALGNMSALALRQLPRMYNQVKVKVTCALGSNASLGIAVTCHSQTSGPDACYVLTAYQVEGSRLKRYVLGVREAELREGPEQIHHWVQNVLSEFVMSDIRTVYVAEPRVSASGFGVSSLGGGGRGRICLRCAGCSLGAVVQAVLGKRSLQARGLHELAELLATCKDISTSTTLTLREEHTNASLSMTEEGAQGSAAQCPTPPCWDRTAEALLQVHAHFEHICETYGRSKSTAPLLQGLNKHLLGTLTCLLAPLRLAALELSSQRRPTLQQVLPVYLRLEKFFTSKAGEAGTGMASKLCHYFLEALKENFKVERAHQVAMVLDPQLKLRSVPAYQHEDIISRACELAAEPRDGGMTATGASCGEERDAEGPPMPKITRVEGSGNNGGLSRMTLSTNDESQSHVRQEIFQYLAEPLLQGTTDLFHYWSSTMGDRFPKLARLALWLLAVPAVGIRSECVTVCEQSLAMKRRQQVTAEEMNKLIFLRSNMG